Below is a window of Drosophila miranda strain MSH22 chromosome 3, D.miranda_PacBio2.1, whole genome shotgun sequence DNA.
AAGCATCGAAATTTGATACATTTGCACAATCATGTGCTACCTAGACGCTGCCTCTTACTCTTCTAGAAAACTCGTTGGCTCTGGCTCAAAATTTGAGGTAGAACAGTCGCCATTTGGGGCTGGCGATGATGATTTTAATGTCGACGAAATGGAAGATTGTGATAACGCTCCAGATGTTGATGAAGAAGAGCTCGCTTCTCCATGGACCCAATCGTTTGAGGAACTCAAAAAATTGATGGAGCCGATCAATGAGAACATTTTTAAGCGAATCACACGTGAGGGGCACCAGGGCCGAGGTCTGGTGCCAGACAAGGCACGTGTCGCTGTGCGCTATAGTGGTTATTGGGAAGGCGAGAGTTCTCCTTTTGATTCCTCATTGATGCGCCGAACTAAATTATATTTTGAGACCGGTGCCGGTTGGCCTCCAGGCTGCTGTACTTACCATGCGCCCATATGAAAAAGCCGAGTTTATTATATCCTATAAGTTGCTATTAGGCGAATATAAGGATGCTCGGTGTATTTTTATGCAGGCTCAAGCCAAGCAGCCCGATAACAATGAGATCAGTGCTAAGATTACTGACCTGGacaagaaaatcaaaaaatacaaagagTCATCTCAGGAAATTTGGACTCGTGCGTTGTCAGGCCAGAAGTTTAAAGAAGTAAAGGATGAAACCAAATGTAATCCCAGTGTTGAAGAACTTGTGAAGGAGCTTGAGACTTCCGAAAAATCGTCGGTGGGACTTTTGCGGGGTGCCTATATAAACTCGGACATTGTAatgttatccaaaatggcCAAGGAGCACAAAATGAAACTATCGGTGTCCCCTATTGACGAGAATGACTTGACGTTGTCCAAGCTAAATCTGCACTGATGTGTTTCCCATTGAAGGATTAATCCATTTAAATAAACAACAGACAACCAAATTGAATATTTTACATTAGTTCTAGAAGAACTTAACGTTTATGTTGTACATACTGAAGAGTATGAAAATGAAATGTGTTTTATAAATACGGGTACAAGAATATATTTACGTTCTGTTGGTCAGAAAATGTCATCTGTTTTTggaatatattttgtttttaagcTGAAGCTCTGAGGACTATTTATTActtatttgattgaatttatattcagGTAGTCACATAAATCAACAGTTTGTTGTGTTTGGGCTCACAAAGTGAGAAGAATGTTTTACGTGTAAGAAGTTGGATGACTAACAACGTAGATATATGTAGGAgtaattatttaaaaattggaGGAATGACGATTTAGATCCTCAACCTTAAGATGTGTATCCTTTGGATTTTGCACTACCAAAACGGTTATCTTGCCATCAGGTGTTAGCAGGACCTCGTGGAATCTGGTACGGACTCGCAGCATGGTCAGGAGCTGTGGTGGCTCCATTTTTGATAGAAATGCCTGACACTTTTCACGCGAATTCTCATAAAGACAGGCATGTTGAAGTGCGTCTTGGCGTTCCATTGACGTTTTGATCGGCACACCGGAACGATTCATGATTAATATTTCTTCAACCCCTGGCTTTTCCTCTAAAAGTCGGTATACCTCATCAATATAACTCTTGGTACGCTTGGGCTGTGGAATTGGCGATTAGTTAGTTGAATTATAATACTTTGAGGTATACATTTGATAGATAGGTATGTGAAAACCTCAGTTGCGGCTGCCTGCATTGTGTGTAGTGTATCTCAGAGCTCTACGCTTTGAGATCAGCTGGTAGctcaaaaataatgaatttactTGTTTGAATCAACTATCGCTAAGCTTGCTTCATCATCTTTATTGGTATAATTTAACACTATAAAAAGTGATTAGGCACACACTCCATCTACTCCATCAGCCCATCGTTTGGCACTGACTTTCGTCAtaaataaaaccattgctaGAATAATCAACAACAGAAAAAAGAACAACTTAAGTCTCATCTTAGCTGCTATCTTTAGTTCCAAATGTTTTCGTACGAAGTCATAAACAGTTTTTGTACTATCAACAattaacacacacattttaaaCCATGAAAATGGAATTATGACTGGATTGAATGGAGTGAAAactcaaatttaatttaaaatttaaaaaaattttggCGGCTAGTTTCAAATTGACCAAAAGGGTATGTTAATGCAAGCAGTTTATTTAAGTGTGAACTGCTTGCTCAACAAAATTCACAAATTTCCGATTTTTGTGGAGAGACCTGTTTGGTGCTGCGCGTTAAGTCTCGCAGACTCTTTTGATGACATAGGTTCGAGACCGCCCGGAGACAAAGACTCAAAATTCGCATTTGATTGCGTTTTTGAAATGAATCGCTGAGAGCGGCGGgtgcccctctctctctttggccggGTTAATTTTACAATAATTAATGCCGTAAATGCAAGAGGGAGGTAGATTGATTGAACAGGTGGGAATTCGCCTTCGGTGCCCGTAACGGTTATCAAATCCGTGAGATCAGCCAACCTCGGCCACGGCCTCGCCCACGGCCAGTCAATCCTCGCAGGAAGCCAACAGTAATGTTAACGCTGGAGTCTTCGGGGGATCATCCGCTCCCATGTCACCCTCTGAGCCCTACGATAACCATCCAGTAAGTCGGATCCGCGGAGAATCCAGCAGTAAATATCAGCCGACGACTCAGGCTGGCGCAACCCTTTTTTCAAGCCGAGTTGGACTCAAATCTTGAAGATATGTGTGACAATTTGTCGCGCTTGAAGTTTTTGGCAACTGATTTGGGCACTGAGATTGAATCGCAAAATGAGCTACTGGACAACATGAACTATAAAATCGAGGATGTCGACCTGAAGATGACCAGGCAAAACAAGGATATGAATAAATTGCTAAAAAAATAGTTGTAATCATCTTTATTGAATtctttattatatttataacATAGTCATAGCATATCTCTCGCATAATGAATGACCAGGCCATTGCAAATGCATTCCTCATTTTAGTTTTCAGCTTTGTACTGATACACAAACCAAAAGACATTACTCGCGTTCACTTATTGAATAAAAAGTTCATATAAacggaaaaaaaacaaaccttTTTCTGAAAAATTGGTTGCCCAATGGGAAATATTCTCATTTCCGCACTGCACAATAGGTAGAATTGTTTTTTTTCGAACTAGATCTCGAACGAGCTGCATCACTGCAGCTGATCCGAGGGAGGGAGTCCGAGTCAGAGGAACTGGCGCTCCAGAAAGCCAGGCAAAGAGAAGAATAAATCCTTTGATTCCACGTAGATTGCTTGCAGGGGTACATAGAACACTTGTCCGGAACCAGCACTCCCCACATAAATATCACTTCTATCCGTCGCCTGCGACTAGAAACGGTAAAAGATTTTCTAATTATACTAGActacaaaattaaattttttaattacTTTTCAAATACGCAGATAGATTTGGGGCGTTAGAAATGTTTAATGAATTATTGGTTTTTCATGGTGTGGTTTTATCTATTCGTtctatgaactggcacatctacataaatatgtactcaggagtacttaaaagtagctAATCGTGTAGAAAAAAAACTTTGTGGGCAGTTCGACCTTTTTCGTTAcaacatttttttatttatataaaaagtTCAATAAAAGGGAGTAGCTAAAATTAGCATATCTTGAATCAAAATCGAGAAATATGGTTTCCCATCCTCGAcggaacgattaacccattgtcgcCCAAGGCGGttttttaatattccaccaaaaataaagaaaattgaaTCATTTTGGCGCTGTTAcagtgaaagatatcgtgtgtgtgttttttttttttgtaatttcagAGAAAAGATTTACAAACAGTATTATTTTCCGCAGTTTAACTCAATTTGTTATCCTGTTTAATTAAAGAGGTCATAAGTGGGCTAAggtcgttttttcatcggtatatacttggtatatttctgagggtgtCACTGCCTAGCGCGCATTTTTGTAATTAACCCAAACAAGTTAAAGTTGGTAAAAAGTGTGGAAAAAATGGAAGATTATTTTTC
It encodes the following:
- the LOC117188259 gene encoding inactive peptidyl-prolyl cis-trans isomerase shutdown-like yields the protein MEDYFSYCTQMLKEPLQLGKLVGSGSKFEVEQSPFGAGDDDFNVDEMEDCDNAPDVDEEELASPWTQSFEELKKLMEPINENIFKRITREGHQGRGLVPDKARVAVRYSGYWEGESSPFDSSLMRRTKLYFETGAGWPPGCCTYHAPI